From one Actinomycetes bacterium genomic stretch:
- a CDS encoding aldo/keto reductase: MEKREFGKTGLKTTLLGFGGYHLLEISSREADCLLNRYLDNGGNYIETAPLYGNGESEKKIGKAVSGRRDEFILATKTAARDSQGCKEDLHDSLANLCTDYIDLLILHQVGTEPDDLDRILAPGGALESFLKFKQEGKIGFIGISMHGQADILIKALSSYPFDAVMAVMNYYDRFNFPEIEEDLIPLAVKNQTALILMKSLADGFLHGSKELAFRYAASLPVSVIVTGMNTRDMLDYNLKLFSSIKPLTEKEKQDLYLNSIELGKYVCRQCGKCLSCTQGIDIPEVFKYEGCYDRQMADGVVRDPAQYNMRERLRFWFGNQQLAIQKYQNLAVKADSCNECGECLDKCPYQIDIIEKLKIADYKLAGRKIF; encoded by the coding sequence ATGGAAAAAAGAGAGTTTGGTAAAACCGGCCTCAAGACAACTTTGCTTGGTTTTGGAGGCTACCACCTACTGGAAATTAGTTCCAGGGAAGCTGACTGTCTGTTAAACAGATACCTGGATAACGGAGGCAACTATATTGAAACTGCACCCCTGTACGGTAATGGGGAATCAGAAAAGAAGATAGGAAAAGCAGTCTCCGGCAGGAGAGACGAATTTATCCTGGCTACCAAGACTGCAGCCAGGGACAGCCAGGGATGCAAAGAAGACCTGCATGACAGCCTGGCCAATCTTTGTACTGATTATATTGATCTGCTAATATTGCACCAGGTAGGAACCGAACCTGATGACCTGGACCGCATTCTTGCACCCGGGGGAGCATTGGAAAGCTTCCTTAAGTTCAAACAGGAAGGTAAGATAGGTTTCATTGGTATTTCCATGCATGGGCAGGCAGATATATTGATAAAAGCTTTGTCCAGTTATCCTTTTGATGCGGTAATGGCAGTTATGAATTATTATGACCGGTTTAATTTTCCCGAAATTGAAGAAGATTTGATACCCCTGGCGGTAAAAAACCAGACCGCCCTTATACTTATGAAATCATTAGCGGACGGCTTTTTGCATGGATCCAAAGAGCTGGCTTTCCGGTATGCAGCCAGCTTACCGGTTTCAGTTATCGTAACCGGAATGAATACCAGGGACATGCTGGATTACAACCTTAAACTGTTTTCATCTATTAAGCCCTTAACCGAAAAAGAAAAGCAGGATCTATACTTAAATTCAATAGAGCTGGGAAAATATGTTTGCAGGCAATGCGGCAAGTGCCTTTCCTGCACCCAGGGGATAGATATACCTGAAGTCTTTAAATATGAAGGATGCTACGACCGGCAGATGGCAGATGGCGTAGTCAGGGACCCCGCACAATATAATATGAGAGAGAGGCTCAGATTCTGGTTTGGCAACCAACAGCTGGCCATACAAAAATACCAAAATTTAGCAGTAAAAGCAGACAGCTGCAATGAATGCGGGGAATGCCTGGATAAGTGCCCTTACCAGATTGACATCATTGAGAAATTAAAAATAGCCGATTATAAACTGGCAGGCCGTAAAATATTTTAG
- a CDS encoding aldo/keto reductase, whose protein sequence is MRFITLGKTDIKVSVVGFGAWAIGGWMWGGTDHKKSVRAVETAIDSGINLIDTAPAYGQGLSEKIVGQAIKGKRDKVIIATKCGLVCHIQEGEYFFDYPSGQQVYKCLRPESIRYEVEQSLKKLDIDYIDLYQTHWQDTTTPIEETMATLMDLKKEGKIRAIGASNAALEQLKQYAEFGQLDVDQEKYSLIDTGVEKEILPWCKDNKVTMLAYSPMGQGLLTGKMGPEREFKGDDLRKNGPRFSVENRKIMQNIIDNDFKPVAEKYGLSITQLSVAALISQGGVVALCGARDESQVTENAQAGDSVLEQGDIDKIRQSIASINF, encoded by the coding sequence ATGCGTTTCATCACTCTAGGTAAAACAGATATAAAGGTTTCAGTTGTTGGTTTCGGAGCCTGGGCTATAGGCGGTTGGATGTGGGGAGGCACTGACCACAAAAAGTCTGTGCGTGCAGTTGAAACAGCTATTGACTCCGGAATAAACCTTATTGATACAGCGCCTGCATATGGACAGGGCCTGTCTGAAAAAATTGTAGGCCAGGCTATCAAGGGTAAAAGGGATAAGGTTATTATTGCTACAAAATGTGGCCTGGTCTGCCATATTCAAGAAGGGGAATACTTCTTTGATTACCCCTCTGGCCAACAGGTATATAAATGTTTAAGGCCGGAATCTATCAGGTATGAAGTAGAACAAAGTTTAAAAAAGCTGGATATTGATTATATCGATCTCTACCAGACTCATTGGCAGGATACAACCACTCCTATTGAGGAAACCATGGCAACATTAATGGATCTAAAAAAAGAGGGCAAGATAAGGGCCATTGGTGCCAGTAATGCTGCCCTGGAGCAGTTAAAACAATATGCTGAATTTGGTCAGCTGGATGTTGATCAGGAGAAGTATAGCCTTATAGATACCGGGGTGGAGAAGGAAATACTGCCATGGTGCAAGGATAATAAAGTTACTATGCTGGCTTATAGCCCCATGGGCCAGGGTCTTTTAACCGGTAAAATGGGCCCTGAAAGAGAGTTTAAGGGCGATGATTTGAGAAAGAATGGTCCCAGGTTTAGTGTAGAAAATAGAAAAATAATGCAAAATATTATAGACAATGACTTTAAGCCTGTTGCAGAAAAATATGGTTTATCCATTACCCAGCTTTCAGTTGCTGCCTTAATTTCTCAGGGCGGTGTAGTGGCATTATGCGGGGCAAGGGATGAGTCTCAGGTTACTGAAAATGCCCAAGCAGGCGATTCTGTTTTAGAGCAAGGGGATATAGATAAAATAAGGCAGTCTATTGCTTCAATTAATTTTTAA
- a CDS encoding PAS domain-containing protein, with the protein MDLDTGRLSQKEINLVLNSLPLDITLVDASDQVKYFNRFEERFFKRPKSVIGKEVQNCHPKKSLAAVEEILNDFKSKKRDSASFWLHLKDRFIYIRYCPIYDDSGNYLGCLEASQDITDISKLEGEKRLL; encoded by the coding sequence ATGGATCTGGATACCGGTAGACTCAGCCAGAAAGAAATAAATTTGGTTTTAAATTCCCTTCCCCTGGACATAACCTTGGTTGATGCCAGCGACCAGGTGAAGTACTTTAACCGTTTCGAGGAAAGATTCTTTAAAAGACCCAAATCAGTAATAGGAAAAGAAGTCCAGAACTGCCATCCCAAAAAGAGCCTGGCAGCTGTTGAAGAAATACTTAACGATTTTAAATCAAAAAAAAGAGACAGCGCCAGTTTCTGGCTTCACCTTAAGGATAGGTTTATTTACATACGCTATTGTCCTATCTATGATGACAGCGGGAATTATCTTGGCTGCCTGGAAGCCTCGCAGGATATAACCGATATTAGCAAACTGGAAGGAGAAAAAAGGCTGCTGTAA
- a CDS encoding FAD-dependent oxidoreductase yields MKEYDVVVIGGSAAGLTAAITVRRFYPDKSILIVRKEEKVLIPCGIPYIYGTVGSPEKNLIPDASLEKNNIQLLLDQVDEVNRDKKLLGLGSGQQIKFDKLIIATGSEPVVPPIEGAGKDNVFAVWKDIDYLNNVLDQVNQSKNMVIIGGGFIGMEFADECRKNRDVNITIVEMLSNCLALVFEQELCKQAEEIIKGSGVRVLTNEKVEAIVGSDKVEGVKLASGKVIEADTVIIGIGAKPNSRLAQQAGIPTNQNGTIRVDRYMQTAADDIFSAGDCCEKVSFFTQKPSNLMLASIATYEARIAGANLYKKHRVNEGVIGAFSTVIGDAALARAGMSVKEATENGYDIVTGTAEGPNRHPGCMPGGRNLRVSLIFEKGSSIILGGQVLGAKSGGELINLISGCISQKMTADQISTFQMGTHPALTASPVAYQMSNAAEMAVKKLKG; encoded by the coding sequence ATGAAAGAATATGATGTGGTAGTGATAGGAGGAAGTGCGGCCGGATTAACTGCAGCCATAACTGTGAGGAGGTTTTATCCCGACAAGAGCATTTTGATAGTGAGAAAAGAAGAAAAAGTGCTTATTCCATGCGGTATACCCTATATCTATGGAACGGTTGGCTCGCCAGAGAAAAACCTTATACCAGATGCCTCTCTGGAAAAGAACAATATTCAGCTGCTGCTGGACCAGGTAGATGAAGTTAACAGAGATAAAAAGCTTCTTGGCCTGGGTTCCGGCCAGCAGATAAAATTTGACAAGTTAATTATAGCTACAGGGTCTGAACCGGTGGTTCCCCCTATTGAAGGTGCGGGTAAGGACAATGTATTTGCTGTATGGAAGGATATAGATTATTTGAATAATGTGCTGGACCAAGTAAACCAATCTAAAAATATGGTGATTATTGGCGGCGGATTTATAGGTATGGAATTTGCTGATGAATGCAGAAAGAACAGGGATGTAAATATTACCATAGTAGAAATGCTGTCCAATTGCCTTGCTCTGGTATTTGAGCAGGAGTTATGTAAGCAGGCTGAAGAAATAATTAAGGGTAGCGGAGTAAGGGTGCTTACCAATGAAAAAGTTGAAGCTATAGTAGGTTCGGACAAGGTGGAGGGAGTAAAACTTGCCAGCGGTAAAGTTATTGAAGCGGATACAGTTATTATCGGTATAGGGGCAAAGCCTAATTCAAGGCTGGCCCAGCAAGCAGGCATCCCTACCAACCAGAATGGCACTATCAGGGTAGACAGGTATATGCAGACTGCTGCTGATGATATATTTTCAGCTGGAGACTGCTGTGAAAAAGTATCGTTTTTTACCCAGAAACCGTCCAATCTTATGCTGGCTTCCATAGCAACTTATGAAGCAAGAATAGCAGGGGCTAACCTTTATAAGAAGCACAGGGTAAATGAAGGAGTTATTGGAGCATTTTCGACGGTTATCGGTGATGCTGCTCTAGCCCGGGCAGGCATGTCGGTAAAGGAAGCAACAGAAAATGGTTATGATATAGTGACAGGCACGGCAGAAGGACCCAACCGCCATCCTGGGTGTATGCCCGGCGGCAGAAACCTTAGGGTCAGCCTTATATTTGAGAAAGGTTCCAGTATTATATTGGGGGGCCAGGTGTTGGGGGCAAAATCCGGCGGGGAGCTGATTAATTTAATCAGTGGTTGTATATCCCAGAAAATGACTGCTGATCAAATCTCAACTTTCCAGATGGGCACCCATCCTGCACTAACTGCGTCTCCAGTGGCTTATCAGATGAGCAATGCGGCAGAGATGGCTGTAAAAAAGCTTAAGGGATAA
- a CDS encoding ABC transporter permease: MNKEILGIYTIWLRDIKRYYRDKPRIIGSFAQPILFLLVLGSGLASSFAFFGSSRGDDYLNFMFPGIVGMTVLFTSFFGAMSIVWDREFGFLKEVLVSPVSRTSIVVGKILGSSTIAIIQGAIILLFSPLLSHTLTPMAILQSFGLMLLVAITISSFGILLASVIKTMQGFQVITNFLLMPMFFLSGAIFPLIDAPQWMVFLSKINPLTYGIDAIRYVMLRDSTMQVFPLWIDVLVLLCLAVAASLAGTILFNRQQ, translated from the coding sequence ATGAATAAAGAAATTTTAGGCATATACACCATATGGCTAAGGGACATAAAAAGATACTATAGAGACAAGCCCCGGATAATCGGTTCTTTTGCCCAGCCGATCCTGTTCCTGCTGGTACTGGGCAGTGGCCTGGCCAGTTCATTTGCTTTCTTTGGAAGCAGCCGGGGAGACGATTATTTGAATTTTATGTTTCCCGGTATTGTGGGAATGACTGTACTTTTTACTTCATTTTTCGGGGCAATGTCCATAGTCTGGGATCGTGAGTTTGGGTTTTTAAAGGAAGTGCTGGTTTCTCCAGTATCCAGGACATCCATAGTGGTAGGTAAGATTTTAGGCAGTTCAACTATAGCTATCATTCAGGGCGCTATAATTTTATTGTTTTCTCCTCTGCTGAGCCATACGCTAACTCCTATGGCTATACTCCAATCCTTTGGGCTGATGCTTTTGGTAGCAATCACCATATCTTCATTTGGAATTCTCCTGGCTTCAGTTATAAAAACCATGCAGGGTTTTCAGGTTATTACTAATTTTTTACTTATGCCCATGTTCTTTTTATCAGGAGCAATATTCCCCTTAATAGATGCCCCCCAGTGGATGGTTTTCTTATCCAAGATTAACCCCCTGACCTACGGCATTGATGCTATCAGGTATGTAATGCTGCGGGATTCCACTATGCAGGTTTTCCCTTTATGGATAGATGTGCTGGTGCTTCTGTGCCTGGCAGTTGCGGCTAGTCTGGCTGGAACCATTCTTTTTAACCGGCAGCAGTAA
- the heR gene encoding heliorhodopsin HeR, protein MQSPASRISFGYLRRFNGAMAVIHFVQAVLMLVMGLTITNIKDFRLPFTVSFLTYDTSAQRLVTDTNNIGNIPIGVMVSIFLFLSAIAHFLVVLPGINSFYNQRLNKGINYFRWFEYALSSSVMIVIIAMLFGVYDLGSIILIIGLNATMNLCGLSMEIHNQTTGKTNWISFIIGSFAGVVPWAIILMYFLGGGNFSQIPWFVYAIFGSYFVFFNLFPINMVLQYKKIGRWRDYLYGERGYIILSLVAKTLLAWLVFAGTMQPQ, encoded by the coding sequence ATGCAATCTCCAGCTTCCAGAATTAGTTTCGGTTATCTGCGCCGTTTTAACGGGGCAATGGCGGTAATTCATTTTGTCCAGGCGGTCCTGATGTTGGTTATGGGTTTAACTATTACCAATATAAAGGACTTTAGGCTTCCCTTTACAGTATCATTTCTAACTTATGATACCAGCGCGCAGAGATTGGTAACAGACACCAATAATATAGGCAATATACCAATCGGGGTTATGGTTTCCATATTCCTGTTTCTGTCTGCTATCGCCCATTTTTTGGTGGTACTGCCCGGAATTAATTCTTTTTATAACCAAAGACTGAACAAAGGGATAAATTATTTCAGATGGTTTGAATATGCCTTGAGTTCATCGGTGATGATTGTAATTATTGCCATGCTTTTCGGGGTTTATGATCTGGGAAGCATTATATTGATAATCGGCCTTAATGCCACCATGAACCTCTGCGGCCTGTCCATGGAGATCCATAACCAGACTACCGGTAAAACCAACTGGATATCTTTTATAATTGGCAGTTTCGCCGGAGTTGTTCCCTGGGCCATAATACTGATGTATTTTTTGGGGGGAGGCAATTTTAGCCAGATACCGTGGTTTGTATATGCTATCTTTGGTTCCTATTTTGTATTTTTTAATCTTTTTCCCATTAACATGGTTCTGCAGTACAAAAAGATTGGCAGATGGAGAGACTATCTTTATGGCGAAAGAGGTTACATAATACTGAGCCTGGTGGCTAAAACTCTGCTGGCCTGGCTGGTTTTTGCGGGAACCATGCAACCCCAGTAA
- the mscL gene encoding large conductance mechanosensitive channel protein MscL, with amino-acid sequence MKKELKEFILRGSVVDLAVGIVIGSAFTAIVNSMVKDILMPFIGWLLGGTDFSNIFFVLRQGATPGPYSTLIEATEAGAVTINYGVFINSIIVFVIVAVVLFFIIKGINSFRRKEEEKPSQPSSKKCPYCQSVINIEATRCPHCTSELK; translated from the coding sequence ATGAAAAAGGAGTTAAAAGAGTTCATTTTAAGGGGAAGTGTTGTAGATTTAGCGGTAGGTATTGTAATAGGCTCTGCTTTTACCGCTATTGTCAATTCAATGGTAAAGGACATACTTATGCCTTTTATCGGCTGGCTCCTGGGAGGAACTGATTTTAGTAACATATTTTTTGTTTTAAGGCAGGGCGCAACTCCTGGTCCATACAGCACCCTAATTGAAGCCACGGAAGCAGGGGCTGTAACTATTAATTATGGTGTATTTATAAACAGTATTATAGTGTTTGTTATTGTAGCTGTAGTACTTTTCTTCATAATTAAAGGTATAAACAGTTTCAGGAGAAAAGAAGAGGAGAAGCCCAGCCAGCCTAGCAGCAAGAAGTGCCCTTACTGCCAGAGTGTTATTAACATAGAAGCCACGCGCTGTCCCCATTGTACTTCAGAGCTTAAATAA
- a CDS encoding Gfo/Idh/MocA family oxidoreductase, which produces MKKFNIGIIGLGMGSTVLEINKLQTSSLQVRGICDKDLNKAAELQKEYGVDYITEDYRELVKDKAIDIVAVFSPDHLHAEHCSAALEKSKHVICTKPLVTSLKDAKKLVKLVEEKKVKFLVGQTMRYEPQFTAIKKMYDDNDLGDIIVAEAHYVHDMRPVFKATPWRLKVPQDLMYGGVCHPVDVLRWFLGDVEEVFAYGNKGNITPEYSIKGNFLLNLKFKTGPIARIMGVYDIVHPPMPMMGLSILGSKGSVIGSFSDKLGGEVKTVLDKFEIKAENKMVYSPETEGAYGHGVTVIRYLKHFEECLKKDNVPVPDVREGAKSIAVCSAAWESINSGKPVKVFNEF; this is translated from the coding sequence ATGAAAAAATTTAATATAGGTATAATCGGTTTGGGGATGGGGAGTACAGTATTAGAAATAAATAAGCTGCAAACCAGCTCCCTGCAGGTCAGGGGAATCTGCGACAAGGATTTAAACAAAGCCGCAGAACTTCAAAAAGAATATGGAGTTGATTATATTACCGAGGATTACAGGGAGTTAGTTAAAGATAAAGCTATTGATATTGTTGCAGTTTTCTCTCCGGACCACTTACATGCGGAACACTGCTCTGCAGCCCTGGAGAAGTCAAAGCATGTAATCTGTACCAAACCTTTAGTTACCAGCCTGAAGGACGCGAAAAAATTAGTAAAACTGGTAGAGGAGAAAAAAGTAAAATTCTTAGTGGGTCAAACAATGCGTTATGAGCCCCAGTTTACAGCGATAAAAAAAATGTATGATGATAATGATCTGGGAGATATCATTGTTGCAGAAGCTCATTATGTGCATGATATGAGGCCTGTTTTTAAAGCGACTCCCTGGCGGCTGAAGGTTCCCCAGGATTTGATGTATGGTGGAGTTTGCCATCCAGTAGATGTATTAAGGTGGTTTCTGGGGGATGTTGAAGAAGTGTTTGCCTATGGCAATAAGGGAAATATTACTCCTGAATATTCCATTAAGGGTAATTTTTTATTAAACCTTAAATTTAAAACCGGCCCAATAGCCAGGATTATGGGTGTTTACGATATTGTGCATCCTCCCATGCCTATGATGGGATTGAGTATTTTGGGCTCAAAAGGCAGTGTGATAGGAAGTTTTTCGGATAAGCTTGGGGGTGAGGTTAAAACAGTATTGGATAAATTTGAAATAAAAGCTGAGAATAAAATGGTTTATTCTCCTGAAACAGAGGGTGCTTACGGGCATGGCGTTACCGTTATCAGGTACCTGAAACATTTCGAAGAATGCCTTAAAAAAGATAATGTACCAGTCCCGGATGTCAGGGAAGGGGCAAAATCAATAGCAGTTTGCTCTGCAGCCTGGGAATCAATTAACTCAGGTAAACCGGTAAAAGTATTTAATGAGTTCTAG
- a CDS encoding ATP-binding cassette domain-containing protein, translating to MAESIIKVKDLSKSFGKIKAVDNISFEVKRGEIFGFLGPNGAGKTTTINIICTLLNKSRGSVTLCGKDVEKQRNAIRNCIGLVFQDPTLDDRLTAHENLYFHALLYNMPRKLIKERIDGVLKMVNLANRKNDLVRTFSGGMRRRLEIARGLLHYPQVLFLDEPTLGLDPQTRNRIWDYIIELKKSTDITIFLTTHYMDETEICNRIAIIDYGKIIALDTPDNLKKSIGGDIITVSSADDGKLKAFITDTLHKEIEYGSQGQMKFEVEDSSSFVPEFIKKSPVEILSISSRKPTLNDVFLHLTGREIREETVSSKDEFRLSARNRMRH from the coding sequence ATGGCTGAGAGCATAATAAAGGTTAAGGATTTATCCAAAAGTTTCGGCAAAATTAAAGCGGTAGACAATATTTCATTTGAGGTAAAAAGAGGCGAGATTTTTGGCTTTTTGGGTCCCAATGGTGCCGGGAAAACCACTACCATTAATATTATTTGCACCCTTTTAAACAAAAGCCGGGGCAGTGTCACTCTATGCGGCAAAGATGTGGAAAAACAGAGAAATGCAATCAGGAATTGCATTGGACTTGTTTTTCAGGATCCTACCCTGGATGACCGCCTTACTGCGCATGAGAACCTTTATTTCCATGCTCTTCTTTACAATATGCCCCGTAAATTGATAAAAGAAAGAATAGATGGGGTCCTAAAAATGGTTAACCTGGCTAACCGGAAAAATGATCTGGTAAGGACTTTTTCCGGGGGCATGAGAAGGAGGCTGGAAATTGCCAGGGGCCTGCTGCATTATCCCCAAGTGTTGTTTCTGGATGAACCTACACTGGGTTTGGACCCTCAGACCAGGAACAGGATATGGGATTATATAATTGAGTTAAAAAAGAGTACGGATATAACCATTTTCCTTACCACTCACTATATGGATGAAACAGAAATTTGCAACCGTATAGCTATTATAGATTATGGAAAAATAATAGCCCTGGATACCCCGGATAACCTCAAGAAGAGCATTGGCGGAGATATTATTACTGTAAGTTCGGCCGATGACGGGAAATTGAAGGCTTTCATAACTGATACCCTACACAAAGAGATAGAATACGGCTCCCAGGGCCAGATGAAGTTTGAAGTTGAAGACAGCTCCAGTTTTGTTCCGGAATTTATCAAAAAAAGCCCGGTAGAAATATTATCCATAAGCTCCCGGAAACCTACATTAAATGATGTGTTTTTGCATTTGACCGGCAGGGAGATAAGGGAGGAAACCGTAAGCAGCAAAGATGAGTTCAGGCTAAGTGCAAGAAACAGAATGAGGCATTAA
- a CDS encoding amidohydrolase, with translation MDNGFLDYLIENDLKIFGEQFEDFLPDKIIDFHIHLWKYEFFSREISQKRLNHNPVLDSDLVNGFTVEDFKNFVEKTFPQKKYEGLFFGLPVIETDLNKNNEYIVEVCKKNRCYGLFNPESNLKEIPQDFFKNRFVGFKPYPELANARSSNNCRKSKEDISMFDFISDQVLEFCQEYGLILLIHIPRAGRLRDRRNIEELKEMGSRYSNIKIVLAHAGRSYCYSDIKDSINYLKGLKNLYVDTAMINNFSVIEVLLEGLGPEKILYGSDLPVAALKGKNVDINDKHYFITDKPRDWSLSSPVLNLDSFTFFIYEIIRSIRIAAMNKSLSREQIHKIFYLNAHNLINSISGSA, from the coding sequence GTGGATAACGGTTTTTTAGATTATTTAATTGAAAACGATTTGAAAATATTTGGAGAACAATTTGAAGATTTCTTACCGGATAAAATCATTGATTTTCACATTCACCTCTGGAAATATGAATTTTTTTCAAGGGAGATTTCCCAAAAAAGGCTTAATCACAATCCTGTCCTGGATTCAGACTTAGTTAATGGCTTTACTGTTGAAGATTTTAAAAACTTTGTTGAAAAAACCTTCCCTCAGAAAAAATATGAAGGTCTTTTTTTTGGGCTGCCTGTAATAGAGACAGATCTGAATAAAAATAATGAATATATTGTAGAGGTCTGTAAAAAAAATAGATGCTATGGTTTATTTAACCCAGAATCAAATTTAAAAGAAATTCCACAAGATTTTTTTAAAAATAGATTTGTTGGCTTTAAGCCTTATCCAGAGTTGGCCAATGCTAGGAGCTCTAACAATTGCCGCAAATCAAAAGAAGATATTTCCATGTTTGATTTTATTTCAGATCAAGTTCTTGAATTCTGCCAGGAATACGGATTGATTTTACTGATACATATACCACGGGCAGGAAGATTGAGGGATAGAAGAAATATTGAGGAATTAAAAGAAATGGGCAGTAGATATTCTAATATAAAAATTGTGCTTGCCCATGCCGGCAGGTCTTATTGCTATAGTGATATAAAGGATAGTATCAATTATCTGAAAGGCCTTAAGAATTTATATGTGGATACAGCAATGATAAATAATTTCTCAGTTATAGAAGTTCTACTGGAGGGACTAGGTCCAGAAAAAATCTTGTATGGAAGCGATTTACCCGTTGCTGCCTTAAAAGGTAAAAATGTAGATATAAATGATAAGCATTATTTTATAACTGATAAGCCAAGGGATTGGAGCTTATCGTCACCGGTTTTAAATTTAGACAGCTTTACCTTCTTTATTTATGAAATTATCAGATCTATTAGAATTGCTGCAATGAATAAGTCATTAAGCAGGGAACAAATCCATAAAATATTTTATTTAAATGCCCATAATTTAATTAATAGCATTTCCGGGAGCGCTTAA
- a CDS encoding DsrE family protein, producing the protein MVEPTEKLVIIWSSADREVAKEIVFMYGYNSKVNGWWEDVTLIVWGPATNLLSQDDELQEDISRIRDAGIKVEACKKCADDYGVSAKVASLGVEVKYMGVPLTSYLKEGRKVITF; encoded by the coding sequence ATGGTTGAACCAACAGAAAAATTAGTGATAATATGGTCCAGTGCTGACAGAGAGGTAGCCAAAGAGATAGTATTCATGTATGGCTATAATTCAAAAGTAAACGGCTGGTGGGAAGACGTCACCCTTATTGTATGGGGGCCTGCTACCAACCTTTTAAGCCAGGATGATGAGCTTCAGGAAGATATTTCCAGAATCAGGGATGCCGGCATAAAGGTTGAAGCCTGTAAAAAATGTGCAGATGACTATGGAGTGTCGGCCAAAGTTGCCTCTCTGGGGGTTGAGGTTAAATACATGGGAGTGCCACTTACCTCTTATCTGAAAGAAGGCAGAAAAGTAATTACCTTTTAA